A window from Candidatus Delongbacteria bacterium encodes these proteins:
- a CDS encoding DNA cytosine methyltransferase, with product MKTERDIHDTANSSINKDNVGRPTAIDCFAGCGGMTEGFRQAGYNVIGAIEIDPKAVEVYQLNHINVVVWQCDVRNVTSRSIFEKLKIKRGELDLIGGCPPCQGFSRLRTRNGKHEIRDDRNDLIYEFQRLVLELFPKHVMLENVPHLINDKRFLNFTNSLKEAGYSIKSDVLNVAKYGVPQRRRRTVLVASRVCDPCFASESTESCTVRQAIGSLGPAGSSGDPLHDLPEKRSAVVSERISKIPRDGGGRKSLPSHLRLHCHQDSDGYRDVYGRMNWDEPAPTITTGCFNPSKGRFLHPDENRAITIREAALLQSFPSTYVFPCGMGKVKLAEMIGNALPPAFIRLHAQALTRG from the coding sequence GTGAAAACTGAACGTGACATACACGATACTGCCAATTCATCCATCAACAAGGACAATGTAGGCAGGCCCACTGCGATCGATTGCTTTGCTGGGTGCGGCGGTATGACCGAGGGCTTTCGACAAGCAGGTTACAATGTGATCGGAGCCATTGAAATTGACCCAAAGGCGGTAGAAGTCTATCAGCTGAATCACATAAATGTTGTTGTTTGGCAGTGCGATGTGAGAAATGTTACCTCTCGGTCGATTTTTGAAAAGCTGAAGATCAAAAGGGGGGAATTGGACTTGATTGGCGGTTGTCCGCCTTGCCAAGGATTCTCAAGATTGCGAACAAGGAATGGAAAGCACGAGATTCGAGACGACCGGAATGACCTTATTTATGAATTTCAGAGGCTCGTTCTTGAACTATTTCCAAAGCACGTTATGCTCGAAAATGTTCCGCATCTAATCAATGATAAACGTTTTTTGAACTTCACTAATTCACTTAAGGAAGCTGGGTACTCAATCAAATCGGACGTGTTAAACGTTGCCAAATATGGGGTGCCGCAGCGCCGAAGAAGAACAGTGTTGGTTGCCAGTCGAGTGTGTGATCCATGCTTCGCAAGTGAATCAACTGAATCTTGCACGGTGCGACAAGCCATTGGATCTCTGGGCCCCGCAGGAAGCAGTGGGGATCCATTGCATGATTTGCCCGAGAAAAGGTCGGCAGTGGTGAGCGAGAGAATCAGTAAGATTCCAAGAGATGGAGGAGGGCGGAAATCCCTGCCTTCGCATCTACGCCTCCATTGTCACCAGGACTCGGATGGATATAGAGACGTGTATGGACGCATGAATTGGGATGAGCCTGCGCCCACGATTACCACAGGGTGCTTCAATCCTTCAAAGGGTCGCTTCCTACATCCAGACGAGAATCGAGCGATCACGATTCGTGAAGCCGCACTCCTTCAGTCCTTTCCTTCGACCTATGTTTTCCCATGCGGAATGGGAAAGGTGAAACTGGCCGAGATGATTGGGAATGCCCTTCCGCCGGCATTTATTCGCCTACATGCGCAGGCATTGACTAGAGGATAG
- a CDS encoding DNA cytosine methyltransferase, giving the protein MRSVELFAGAGGLGLGLSLAGFHPELVVEWDQWCCDTLTRNRERGYPLVNDWRVVREDVRKVDYGEVPGPVDLVSGGPPCQPFSIGGKHGAFMDDRDMWPAAADVVRRLAPRAFLFENVKGITRASFINYFQYIQLRLSFPEVLPKRDEQWIDHLRRLERHKTKGNTRGLWYKVVARVLNAADHGVPQRRERVFIVGFRSDQRQGWSFPEATHSLDRLLWDQWATGEYWDRHEVPKRDRPAHAGQHETRARLLLRAGIEPGFGREKPWRSVRDAIADLPDPERGRRGHHLNHQFQDGAQVYPGHSGSPIDLPAKTLKAGDHGVPGGENMLVRPDGTVRYFTVRESARLQTFPDGYELHGSWTESMRQLGNAVPVRLARVVGASLAGQLIQGDIDRLSHQGIAS; this is encoded by the coding sequence ATGCGATCGGTTGAGCTGTTCGCCGGCGCGGGCGGCCTAGGCCTGGGGCTTTCCCTGGCCGGCTTCCACCCGGAGTTGGTGGTTGAGTGGGATCAATGGTGTTGCGACACGCTGACTCGCAACAGGGAGCGCGGCTACCCGCTGGTGAATGACTGGCGCGTGGTGCGCGAGGACGTGCGAAAGGTCGATTACGGGGAGGTGCCGGGCCCAGTGGACCTGGTCTCCGGTGGGCCGCCGTGCCAGCCGTTCTCGATTGGCGGAAAGCATGGCGCCTTCATGGATGACCGGGACATGTGGCCCGCCGCGGCGGACGTGGTGCGGCGCCTCGCGCCCAGGGCCTTCCTCTTCGAGAACGTGAAGGGGATCACCCGCGCCTCGTTCATCAACTACTTCCAGTACATCCAGCTGCGCCTCTCCTTCCCCGAGGTGCTCCCCAAGCGGGATGAGCAGTGGATCGATCACCTTCGTCGTCTTGAGCGCCACAAGACCAAGGGCAACACGCGTGGGCTGTGGTACAAGGTCGTGGCTCGCGTGCTGAACGCGGCGGACCATGGCGTGCCGCAACGGCGGGAACGCGTGTTCATCGTGGGCTTCCGGAGCGATCAGCGGCAGGGGTGGTCCTTCCCCGAGGCGACACATTCGTTGGATCGCCTGCTGTGGGACCAGTGGGCGACGGGCGAATACTGGGATCGTCACGAGGTGCCCAAGCGAGACCGGCCGGCGCATGCTGGCCAGCATGAAACCAGGGCGCGTCTGCTTCTTCGGGCCGGGATCGAGCCTGGTTTTGGGCGTGAGAAGCCGTGGCGAAGCGTGCGCGACGCGATCGCGGATCTTCCCGATCCCGAGCGCGGTCGGCGGGGACATCATCTCAATCACCAGTTCCAGGACGGGGCCCAGGTGTACCCTGGCCATTCCGGCAGCCCCATCGACTTGCCAGCGAAGACGCTGAAGGCGGGTGATCACGGCGTGCCTGGCGGCGAGAACATGCTGGTGCGCCCCGACGGCACGGTGCGCTATTTCACTGTGCGGGAATCGGCGAGACTACAGACGTTTCCCGATGGCTACGAGCTGCATGGGTCTTGGACCGAGTCGATGCGCCAGTTGGGGAACGCCGTGCCGGTGCGGCTGGCCCGGGTCGTGGGCGCGAGTCTGGCCGGGCAGTTGATTCAGGGCGACATCGATCGGCTGTCCCACCAGGGCATCGCGTCATGA
- a CDS encoding Eco29kI family restriction endonuclease: MSTQPYNPLDKSNLGKSIADAMLASTIQQLGTLKRFTGAGIYAIYYAGPFEPYAPISWDGKEPIDLQPIYVGKAVPDGGRKGAVQDEGKSSTALFKRLNEHAKSIDQVENLDLKDFHCRYLVVDDIWIPLGERLLINRFAPIWNTLVDGFGNHDPGSGRHKGMRARWDVLHPGRSWALKCKARSESTEQIAQDVKTHLRALVG; this comes from the coding sequence ATGAGCACGCAACCCTACAACCCCCTCGACAAATCGAATCTCGGAAAGAGCATTGCCGACGCGATGCTTGCCTCCACGATCCAGCAGCTGGGGACGCTGAAGCGGTTCACGGGCGCGGGCATCTACGCCATCTACTACGCGGGGCCGTTCGAACCCTATGCGCCGATCTCATGGGACGGCAAGGAGCCGATCGACCTGCAGCCCATTTACGTGGGCAAGGCGGTGCCCGATGGCGGACGCAAGGGAGCGGTTCAGGACGAAGGAAAGTCCAGCACGGCCCTGTTCAAGCGCTTGAACGAGCATGCCAAGAGCATCGACCAAGTGGAGAACTTGGATCTGAAGGATTTTCACTGCCGCTACTTGGTCGTGGACGACATTTGGATCCCCTTGGGCGAGCGGCTCCTCATCAACCGCTTCGCGCCGATTTGGAACACGCTGGTCGATGGCTTCGGCAATCATGATCCAGGTTCGGGCCGCCACAAGGGCATGCGGGCGCGGTGGGACGTCTTGCATCCTGGCCGGTCCTGGGCATTGAAATGCAAGGCGAGAAGCGAGTCGACAGAGCAAATTGCCCAAGACGTCAAGACGCATTTAAGGGCATTGGTCGGATAG
- the vsr gene encoding DNA mismatch endonuclease Vsr → MDTLTPAERSEHMSRIRSRDTGPEMVVRQLVHGMGFRYRLHRRELPGCPDLVFNSRRKVIFVHGCFWHAHDGCRNARIPKSNQSFWLTKLAANKSRDRSSLERLVDMGWRVLVLWECELGDMETTASRIRGFLEGGMPEGSDDAIG, encoded by the coding sequence ATGGACACGCTGACACCAGCCGAGCGCAGCGAGCACATGAGCCGGATCCGGAGCCGCGACACGGGACCCGAGATGGTCGTGCGCCAGCTCGTCCATGGCATGGGATTTCGCTACCGGCTCCATCGCCGTGAGCTGCCGGGATGTCCCGACCTCGTCTTTAATTCACGGCGCAAGGTTATCTTCGTGCATGGGTGCTTTTGGCACGCACATGATGGTTGCCGCAACGCCAGGATTCCCAAGTCGAACCAATCGTTCTGGTTGACGAAACTTGCCGCGAACAAGTCGCGGGACCGCTCCAGCTTGGAGCGGCTGGTTGACATGGGATGGAGAGTCCTGGTCTTGTGGGAGTGCGAACTGGGCGACATGGAAACCACGGCAAGCAGGATCCGTGGATTCCTGGAAGGCGGGATGCCCGAGGGGAGTGACGATGCGATCGGTTGA
- a CDS encoding phage minor head protein yields the protein MPTDSCVCGSPHPPLPLGELHLHVEALFLVHGSRALSSQALSQKEAIAQATANSLAQAGAYTDEVLAGSLKALDRAAKDVKAQILVLGDLSQFGPGAQPGKAVQLARLKALNKNLTQTATQLKKDLSLVYQDLTATASKAGIEGKLAQLSALKVGGYQTLNQAGREALAEAAFSLVPTDALDFLSNYQLQLLGKLSDDLVAGIKGAVQVGIAQGEGPAKIARRIGGIVKDPEEFRQAGKTVFKTVQQRAELIARSEVMRAYNQGALKFETRVGIRRGRWLTAGDERTCPDCGPLDGKEFDLVDLPSQPLHPACRCTHVPADISQLLTKEALEAQLSGQTLENPAVQEALKGGDYSKLNMVQLREVAKEKGVSVARTKADRIVLLSKASGQSEEWLAGHTSAELEAWFKQYKVGALKSKDEMLAALHKVDHATDAAKAAALKQAEDAAKAAQKAAEEAAAKLAKANQAVADFHTELGKLKTLETDLGKFNEFHAQIDVLVKHLVQTKDLLGPQQLAELEQYVLKAHHAFTDAVAAVPQTARREILKAAKVKNFQWFTKEESVAYLTTPSVQPKIAEQVAAKVAAAKDAAKLKMAPTPAPKPQAQPKVQVAAPAPAPKASPAVQARSADEAWEAYKARNPFTFHSDASELGGVHTKYFYLDDAGDKWLFKPINEDFRAWGDEVAYLIQREIDPDAIEVRYIELGDMNGRRRMGSIQQMKKGLRDPSNFEKMDVAAIDPAELVQIQREQVVDWLISNHDGHAGQFLRAQDGRVYGIDKGQLYKYFGHDKLSVDYAPNAGGRFDEPIYNKVLRAHRDGKIKLDLQATEERIRRVEAISDAAFREMLMPYAGRRYAGQPGALEDFLRAALERKNSVRADFEKLYSQIESVRTGKKVDFRFGDVVPKAAPKTAPAAADDGLAWARGSRIDLKAEVQTIRESGWQGRSLAVDKGDIEDQNVLVREVLGVGGKKETVLQLRLRVEADKRLVKVLKSNVVGELPKELVWEDEFWDTILAAVKTANTHATDLGFNSSKLAAAENLRPVLARLVDKGNVIERAMAKQYLEVLDEVARATHASRGGTPTRLPMMKSFAPSPDDLKALRQGAEQAGKGKAIRVRTSARWTEDQVAAQGQGLVVEAERIPLSRFHSSINDNLVEYHADLGDGVEVVYKPWQGTGKAQGKSYAMQGRMTVKAREGVSETTVARALEKLKALGLDASPASAVDEELMYLQKVAYAAKVDETPAFQAAAAEAKKAGSSEAAVRIWRDAWSRHLGVKDVTKLPDYDPAGVYQTSTAGARAGAGMRVQYRFDIPREELARELDGYVLQHHLTKGDMQSFLETVLPTNRSFVPTAERFSVGVPIGGMSPSQDMNTGGASYFFTRIVKADQKQVNCVRFKPDMLRRADAISYDHDKYGNVVGNSVRENRISDIATWKRMPRHGSNETIFKGAVPLLEHLDSLVVGSSGQKASVVALFRKHGISTLPDGRRIEDVVKVSG from the coding sequence ATGCCCACTGACTCCTGTGTCTGTGGCAGCCCGCATCCGCCGCTGCCCCTGGGAGAACTCCACCTGCATGTGGAGGCGCTCTTCCTCGTGCACGGAAGCCGGGCGCTGTCATCCCAGGCCCTCAGCCAGAAGGAGGCCATCGCCCAGGCCACAGCCAATAGCCTGGCCCAGGCCGGCGCCTACACTGACGAGGTGCTGGCAGGCAGCCTGAAGGCCCTGGACCGGGCGGCCAAGGACGTGAAGGCCCAGATCCTGGTGCTGGGCGACTTGTCGCAATTCGGGCCCGGCGCCCAGCCGGGCAAGGCCGTGCAGCTGGCGCGGCTGAAGGCCTTGAATAAGAACCTGACCCAAACCGCCACTCAGCTCAAGAAGGACCTGTCGCTGGTCTACCAAGACCTGACGGCGACGGCGTCGAAGGCCGGCATCGAGGGCAAGCTGGCCCAGCTGAGCGCCCTGAAGGTGGGTGGCTACCAGACGTTGAACCAGGCGGGCCGGGAAGCCCTGGCCGAGGCGGCTTTCTCGCTGGTGCCGACGGATGCCCTGGACTTCCTCTCGAACTACCAGCTGCAGCTCCTGGGCAAGCTCTCGGACGACTTGGTGGCGGGCATCAAGGGCGCCGTGCAGGTGGGCATCGCCCAGGGCGAAGGTCCTGCCAAGATCGCTCGGCGCATCGGCGGCATCGTCAAGGATCCGGAGGAGTTCCGTCAGGCAGGTAAGACGGTCTTCAAGACCGTGCAGCAGCGCGCCGAGCTCATCGCGCGCAGTGAGGTGATGCGCGCCTACAACCAGGGCGCGCTGAAGTTCGAGACGCGGGTGGGGATCCGGCGCGGGCGGTGGCTAACCGCAGGCGATGAGCGCACCTGCCCGGACTGCGGCCCGCTGGACGGGAAGGAATTCGACCTGGTCGACCTGCCCAGCCAGCCCCTGCATCCTGCCTGCCGCTGCACGCACGTGCCTGCCGACATCTCCCAACTCCTCACGAAGGAGGCGCTGGAGGCCCAGCTTTCCGGCCAGACGCTGGAGAACCCGGCTGTCCAGGAGGCGCTGAAGGGAGGCGACTACAGCAAGCTCAACATGGTCCAGTTGCGCGAGGTGGCCAAGGAAAAGGGTGTGTCCGTGGCCCGCACCAAGGCCGACCGCATCGTCCTCCTTTCGAAGGCGTCGGGACAGAGTGAGGAGTGGCTGGCCGGGCACACGAGCGCCGAGCTGGAGGCTTGGTTCAAACAGTACAAGGTGGGCGCACTGAAGTCCAAGGACGAGATGCTGGCCGCCCTGCACAAGGTCGACCATGCCACGGACGCGGCAAAGGCCGCGGCCCTGAAGCAGGCCGAGGACGCAGCGAAGGCCGCGCAAAAGGCGGCCGAGGAGGCGGCCGCCAAGCTTGCCAAAGCCAACCAGGCGGTGGCCGACTTCCACACGGAGCTGGGCAAGCTGAAGACCCTGGAGACGGATCTCGGCAAGTTCAATGAGTTCCACGCCCAGATCGACGTGTTGGTCAAGCACCTCGTGCAGACCAAGGACCTGCTAGGCCCCCAGCAGCTGGCCGAGCTGGAGCAGTACGTCCTCAAAGCCCATCACGCGTTCACGGATGCCGTGGCGGCCGTTCCGCAGACGGCCAGGCGGGAAATCCTCAAGGCCGCGAAGGTCAAGAACTTCCAGTGGTTCACGAAGGAGGAGTCGGTTGCCTACCTGACCACTCCGTCAGTGCAGCCGAAGATCGCCGAGCAGGTGGCTGCCAAGGTGGCTGCGGCCAAGGATGCGGCCAAGCTGAAGATGGCGCCCACGCCCGCGCCCAAACCCCAGGCCCAGCCCAAGGTCCAGGTGGCAGCCCCAGCGCCTGCGCCCAAGGCCAGCCCGGCCGTGCAGGCGCGTAGCGCGGATGAAGCATGGGAGGCCTACAAGGCCAGGAATCCGTTCACCTTCCACAGCGACGCCAGCGAGCTGGGCGGTGTGCACACCAAGTATTTTTACCTGGACGACGCCGGCGACAAATGGCTGTTCAAGCCGATCAATGAGGACTTCCGCGCCTGGGGAGATGAGGTGGCCTACCTCATCCAGCGCGAGATCGATCCGGACGCCATCGAGGTGCGCTACATCGAGCTGGGGGACATGAACGGGCGTCGGCGCATGGGTTCGATCCAGCAGATGAAGAAGGGGCTCCGGGACCCCAGCAACTTCGAGAAGATGGATGTCGCGGCCATCGACCCCGCAGAGCTCGTGCAGATCCAGCGCGAGCAGGTGGTGGACTGGCTCATCTCCAACCACGACGGCCACGCGGGCCAGTTCCTGCGCGCCCAGGACGGCCGGGTCTACGGCATCGACAAAGGCCAGCTCTACAAGTACTTCGGGCATGACAAGCTGTCCGTGGACTACGCCCCCAACGCCGGCGGGCGTTTCGACGAGCCCATCTACAACAAGGTCCTGCGCGCCCACCGGGACGGGAAGATCAAGCTCGACCTGCAGGCCACGGAGGAGCGGATCCGCCGGGTGGAGGCCATCTCCGACGCGGCCTTCCGCGAGATGCTCATGCCCTATGCCGGCCGGCGCTACGCCGGTCAGCCCGGCGCGCTGGAGGACTTCCTGCGTGCCGCCCTGGAGCGCAAGAACTCCGTCCGCGCGGACTTCGAGAAGCTCTACAGCCAGATCGAGTCGGTGCGCACGGGCAAGAAGGTGGACTTCCGCTTTGGAGACGTGGTGCCGAAGGCTGCTCCGAAGACGGCACCTGCGGCGGCGGATGATGGGCTCGCCTGGGCGCGGGGCAGCCGCATCGACCTGAAAGCCGAAGTGCAGACCATCCGCGAGTCCGGCTGGCAGGGCCGATCCCTGGCCGTGGACAAAGGCGACATCGAGGACCAGAACGTGCTGGTGCGCGAGGTGCTGGGCGTGGGTGGCAAGAAGGAGACCGTGCTGCAACTGCGCCTGCGCGTGGAGGCCGACAAGCGTCTGGTCAAGGTCCTCAAGTCCAACGTGGTGGGGGAGCTACCTAAGGAGCTCGTCTGGGAGGACGAGTTCTGGGATACGATCCTGGCCGCCGTGAAGACCGCCAACACGCACGCCACTGATCTGGGATTCAATAGCTCCAAGCTCGCTGCTGCAGAGAACCTGCGCCCGGTCCTGGCGCGGCTGGTGGACAAGGGCAACGTCATCGAACGTGCCATGGCCAAGCAGTATCTGGAGGTCTTGGACGAAGTGGCCCGCGCCACCCATGCCAGCCGGGGCGGGACGCCGACACGTCTGCCCATGATGAAATCCTTTGCCCCTTCGCCCGACGACCTGAAGGCCTTGCGACAGGGTGCCGAGCAAGCGGGAAAGGGAAAGGCGATCCGCGTGCGGACAAGTGCACGCTGGACCGAGGACCAGGTGGCGGCCCAGGGCCAGGGTCTCGTGGTGGAGGCCGAGCGCATTCCGCTCTCGCGCTTCCATTCCAGCATCAACGACAACCTGGTGGAGTATCACGCGGACCTGGGCGATGGCGTGGAAGTGGTCTACAAGCCTTGGCAGGGCACAGGCAAGGCACAGGGCAAGAGCTACGCCATGCAGGGCCGCATGACGGTCAAGGCACGTGAGGGTGTGTCGGAAACGACCGTGGCCAGGGCGCTGGAAAAGCTCAAGGCCCTGGGGCTGGACGCTTCCCCGGCCTCTGCGGTGGACGAGGAGCTCATGTATCTGCAGAAGGTGGCCTATGCCGCCAAGGTGGATGAAACGCCGGCCTTCCAGGCGGCCGCGGCGGAGGCGAAGAAGGCCGGGTCCAGCGAGGCTGCCGTGCGCATCTGGCGCGATGCGTGGAGCCGGCACCTGGGCGTGAAGGACGTGACCAAGCTGCCCGACTACGACCCGGCGGGTGTCTATCAAACGTCCACGGCGGGCGCCCGGGCCGGCGCCGGCATGCGCGTGCAATACCGCTTCGACATCCCGCGCGAGGAGCTGGCCCGGGAACTGGACGGCTACGTGCTCCAGCACCACCTGACCAAGGGCGACATGCAGAGCTTCCTTGAGACCGTGCTGCCGACCAACCGCTCCTTCGTGCCCACGGCCGAGCGCTTCAGTGTGGGGGTGCCCATCGGCGGCATGAGCCCGTCCCAGGACATGAACACGGGCGGCGCCAGCTACTTCTTCACGAGGATCGTGAAGGCCGACCAGAAGCAGGTCAATTGCGTCCGCTTCAAACCCGACATGCTACGTCGCGCCGACGCCATTAGCTATGATCACGACAAGTATGGCAACGTGGTGGGCAACTCCGTGCGGGAGAACCGTATCTCGGACATCGCCACGTGGAAGCGCATGCCCCGGCACGGATCCAACGAGACCATTTTCAAGGGCGCCGTGCCGCTGCTGGAACACTTGGACAGCCTCGTGGTGGGCAGTTCAGGCCAGAAGGCCAGCGTGGTGGCCCTCTTCAGGAAGCATGGGATTTCGACTCTGCCGGATGGCCGGCGAATCGAGGACGTCGTGAAGGTGAGCGGATGA
- a CDS encoding tyrosine-type recombinase/integrase, translating into MRTHIPRFDEHLQARQLAANTRAPYLAELRRLAKAMEADGQSSAMEDLTMDRITRYFVREGRSSLTQRRALTVLNQFLTWAQHPLAAEVGAIRMPKIHQATPDYLSDAEETALRKALTKRTDVTSQPRDRALFCLLLDTGLRVSEAADLTVGDVDLGEKLIRVRTKGGKQRTRFLPVETRDLLRPLVVRQPGDAPVFRSTTGKGIGTRHIRRLLDQWVALAGIERGIHPHVLRHTFATSLLKKTGNLRLVQVALDHESPKTTAVYAHVADEELRAAIEGRRTNTPAIK; encoded by the coding sequence ATGCGCACCCACATCCCGCGATTTGACGAACACCTCCAGGCGCGCCAACTGGCAGCCAACACCCGGGCGCCCTATCTGGCGGAGCTTCGCCGCCTCGCAAAGGCCATGGAAGCTGACGGGCAGTCCTCGGCCATGGAGGACTTGACCATGGATCGGATCACACGGTACTTCGTCCGAGAGGGGAGATCAAGCCTGACCCAGCGACGGGCGCTGACGGTCCTCAACCAGTTCCTGACGTGGGCCCAGCACCCCCTGGCGGCCGAGGTTGGCGCCATTCGCATGCCCAAGATCCACCAAGCCACACCCGACTACTTAAGCGACGCCGAAGAGACGGCCCTTCGGAAGGCGCTGACCAAGCGAACGGATGTGACCAGCCAGCCCCGGGACCGTGCCCTCTTCTGCCTGCTCCTGGACACGGGCCTCCGGGTGTCCGAAGCCGCCGACCTGACCGTGGGGGACGTGGACCTGGGCGAGAAGCTGATCCGGGTGAGGACCAAGGGCGGCAAGCAGCGCACGCGGTTTCTGCCGGTGGAGACCCGGGACCTGCTGCGCCCGCTGGTGGTCCGCCAGCCCGGGGACGCGCCGGTCTTCCGCAGCACCACAGGCAAGGGGATCGGCACCCGCCACATCCGACGCCTACTGGACCAGTGGGTGGCCCTGGCGGGAATCGAGCGGGGCATCCATCCCCATGTCCTCCGGCACACCTTCGCCACAAGCTTGCTGAAGAAGACGGGCAACCTGCGCCTGGTGCAAGTGGCCCTGGACCACGAGAGCCCCAAGACGACGGCCGTCTACGCCCATGTGGCCGACGAAGAGCTTCGGGCGGCCATCGAGGGCCGGCGAACCAACACCCCCGCGATCAAGTAG
- a CDS encoding TIGR02391 family protein, whose translation MSDSPFEMRFDPRTIKHLGVRMYSTLPPAIAEIIANSYDADATNVTVKLREEDGNPVEIVVSDDGDGLTRDEINEKFLVIGRNRRDAEGDDPSLKYGRKRIGKKGLGKLALFGLAKTIKIITNKDGKRNSFVLDWDDLNSATGVYKPVAIEVDRPTDSQDGTVVSLTGLKRRSPFDAVGLADNLSRLFIVDETFVIAIETSRGDRISIDNQRRYRTLNVEFSWDVSESQFVPSSSPYVGQLTGTLITAETPIAPSSGLRGITLFSRQKLVNAPEFFASSTSSHFYQYLTGWIRVDFIDDLDEDVISTNRQSLDWEHPEMAKLRDFLSGIVSQVNNDWRRKRKEKKEEDLRRTTGIDTEAWMSTMPPDVKESTSQIIESLGGEDALGRYTPIIKALHTLVPEYPLLHWRHLHEGIRERIKRYYENNQYGDAASQGVQIYCQIIRDLTGLTQDGHDLVNRVFGGKPFATLPPLQLNGLVSDSEKNIQEGQAHLSRGVVTGFRNPILHAPLDVSVPAVFSELDCLNVLSLVSYLVTRLDHVKVNVPEV comes from the coding sequence ATGAGTGATTCACCTTTCGAGATGCGTTTTGATCCACGCACGATCAAACATCTTGGCGTGCGAATGTACTCTACATTGCCGCCAGCCATAGCGGAAATTATTGCAAACTCGTATGATGCTGACGCGACAAACGTCACTGTAAAACTTCGCGAAGAGGATGGAAATCCTGTTGAAATTGTCGTAAGTGACGATGGCGATGGCCTAACCAGGGACGAGATTAACGAGAAGTTCTTGGTTATAGGACGTAATCGGCGCGACGCGGAAGGTGATGATCCATCATTGAAATATGGCAGGAAACGAATTGGGAAGAAAGGACTGGGCAAGCTAGCACTTTTCGGATTGGCTAAAACTATCAAAATAATCACCAACAAAGACGGGAAGAGAAATAGTTTCGTCCTCGACTGGGATGATTTAAATAGCGCCACTGGAGTTTATAAACCAGTAGCAATTGAGGTAGATCGGCCAACAGATAGCCAAGATGGAACAGTAGTTTCCTTGACTGGATTGAAGAGAAGATCGCCTTTTGACGCTGTTGGACTTGCTGATAATCTGTCGCGACTATTTATTGTCGATGAGACGTTTGTGATTGCCATTGAGACATCAAGGGGAGACAGGATTTCAATTGATAATCAACGCAGGTATAGAACTCTTAATGTTGAGTTTAGTTGGGATGTTTCGGAATCTCAATTTGTGCCCAGCAGTTCACCGTACGTTGGACAGCTTACCGGGACGTTGATAACGGCCGAGACTCCAATAGCTCCGTCATCTGGCCTTCGGGGAATTACATTATTCTCAAGACAAAAACTTGTAAATGCCCCTGAGTTTTTTGCATCAAGCACATCAAGCCATTTTTATCAATATCTGACTGGGTGGATTAGAGTCGATTTCATTGATGATCTGGATGAAGATGTCATCTCGACCAACCGACAGTCGCTTGACTGGGAGCATCCTGAGATGGCGAAGTTGCGAGATTTTCTATCTGGGATTGTGTCGCAGGTGAACAACGATTGGCGTAGGAAAAGAAAGGAAAAGAAAGAGGAGGACTTGAGGAGGACAACCGGCATCGACACTGAAGCATGGATGAGCACGATGCCCCCAGATGTAAAAGAGAGCACCAGTCAGATCATAGAGAGTCTTGGTGGTGAAGATGCGTTAGGACGTTATACGCCTATCATTAAGGCGTTGCACACGTTGGTGCCTGAATATCCTCTTCTTCACTGGAGACATCTTCACGAAGGAATTCGTGAGAGAATCAAACGTTACTACGAGAACAATCAATATGGCGATGCGGCAAGTCAGGGTGTGCAGATATATTGCCAAATAATTCGTGATTTGACAGGACTGACTCAGGACGGGCACGATTTGGTGAACAGGGTATTTGGTGGCAAGCCCTTCGCCACACTTCCACCGCTTCAGCTAAATGGCCTAGTTTCCGATTCAGAGAAGAACATTCAAGAAGGGCAGGCGCATCTTTCTCGCGGCGTGGTCACTGGCTTTCGCAATCCTATTTTGCATGCTCCACTGGACGTGTCTGTCCCGGCCGTTTTTTCGGAACTGGACTGTCTAAATGTCCTTAGCCTTGTATCCTATCTAGTCACTCGATTGGATCACGTGAAGGTGAATGTGCCTGAGGTTTAA